Below is a genomic region from Triticum dicoccoides isolate Atlit2015 ecotype Zavitan chromosome 5A, WEW_v2.0, whole genome shotgun sequence.
AGTGATAAATGGATGGCTAAGTGCCTGTGATACGGTTATCCTCTTATCTGGATCTAAGACAAATATTTTTTCAAGAAGGTCTTTAAAATTGGAGAGCATTTTTGGGTCCTCGCCAGGAAAATTTGAAACCAAAGAACCAAAATCCTTCAGTTTGATGTTAAGAATCAACTTCCTCATAGGCTGCTGACAAAAATAGAATAAATTAGTGGTTTGAAACATTTATATAACATACATTACAAATTACAAATTAAAGAGTATTGCATACGAACCTTTTTGGTCACAGGATCTTCCTCAATAGCGTTAAAATTGAGATCTTGGTCAAAGTGTTGCATCGTGAAAGCACCCTACAAAATTGGGAGCATTACTTAGAAAAATACTTGTATATTCAACCAGAGTTCATCAGGATTACATGAGTATGTAGTCTTCCAACTGTGAAGTTAATACAAGAATCAAGCATGAAAACGAGCAAGTATGTAAAGTTCATGATGATTTTCTAACCTTTCGGAGCATCTTCTTAGGGAAGGGGCCCTTCAGTTCCATATGAAGACGAAGCATATCATTATTAGTTGCACCTGGAAACAGGACCTTTCCAGTAGAAAGTTCATATAGGCAGCAGCCGACTGACCAGATGTCCAATGGGTGATCATAGGGCAACCCAAGAACTGTAATAGAAATAATTCATTAGAGGTAAATACATTTTGAATAGAAGTATGTGTATGCAGACAACCTGCGAGCAGAAACATtataaaataaaatagcaaaaaaaggTACAAGAAAAAAGAACTCACTGATCTCAGGTGCCCGATAGAAACGGCTGACAAGATAAGGGGTGACCTCATTCATTCCAGCAAGCATAGCATTGCCAAAATCGCATAGCTTCAGGACATTCTTAGCATCATTCACCTACAATATCAAAGGGGTACAATTAAAATCATCATAGTGCCAACCCAGTTGTGTGTGACTTTCTAAGCAACTAGTAGCTAAAGCTCTACAGGATGTTTCATACGATCAAATTTGACAAGAGATTACAAAACATAATACAGTAGAGTGAAAGATATGCAGGGCAAGATGCCATACCAGCATATTGTCTGGCTTTATATCACAGTGCAGAACTTTGCAGTTTTTCAGGTGCTTCAGAGCGATGAAAAGCTGCTTTGAATATGCCCTCACAGCAGTCAGTTTAAGCCCAATATTGCGACCAAATTTCTTTAGTACCTCACGGAGATTCATATTTAAAGATTCAAAAACTAAGCAAAGATGGTTCCGGTACATGAAACTAGAAATGAACCGCACGCAGTGGCGCCTGTCCTCACGATCCGCGCTTGCCAATTTTTCTAATATTGAAACCTCTTGCTTACCAGCCTTATACCTGTAGAAACAAATACTGAATTAAATCATCGCACAAGAATCAAATTAAAAGTTCATGTTTTATTCTGCGTATTACAGGCATTGGCTATTAAAATGCTTCTATAGGATACTCACATTGTCTCGTTCTTGCGAATAATTTTAATAGCAACTACTTCAGGATCATCTTTCCCAGCTTTAAGATCCTTTGCCCGCACGACTGTTGAGAACACCCCCTTCCCATGCGCGGCTGTAATTTCATAACGGCCATCCAACAATTCCCCAAATCGATGAGCTGTAGAGAGTAGCAAAGGTAAGGTACAAGAAAAGTGTGCGGCCATATTTAACAAAACAACAAGAAATAGGTAGACTCGAGCATAATATAGAGcagaacttactatagtaaccctCAGGATCATCCCAATTATCATGCAGAGCATTTTTCTCAATACACAAGCCGTCTCCCTTGCCCTGCACAACCAAATGATCTCGAACTGAGTAAACAGTAAAAGGGTATTTTAATATGACGCTGGGAAAATAAATTTCATCTTCAAAGTTTAAACAGAACAAGGTGTCATGGACAATCAGAGCAGCAGGAGATATATCTTTTTAACTTCTGTATTGACATGTCTAAAGAAAACTGATAAGAGCCATACCAATTTCCGAAATCCTGCAGGTGACTCTCCAAAGATGTCATCACAAAACATATCTGCCGATCTCTCACTCTGAAAATTAACAGGACCAACATAAATTTTCTGCTTAATAAACTGTGTAGCAGGGTAAGAGAACAAAATTACCTTTGGAGTACCCTCTCCAAGGCCTGAAACACCTGTTGTCCCCTCATTGCCCAATGCTTCAGCACAGGCTAAAACAGCATCATGAGCAGGGGACTTACCCACATTGAAGTCTGCCTCACCAACAAATGCATCTGAAGAGTCCTGCTTATTTTCAGCTTCCTCGTTGTCTGTAGAATTGCTATCATTATCACCTTTCATATCTACAGTCTCATCTTTATCCACTGCTCTTGCTTCTGTACAATAAACAGACATTTATCACAACAAAGTTCGTTCAATGGGACATAAACTAGTACACGTACATTCGTTAGCCCATGAATAGGTCAAATTTAGCTAATCAAGCTACCTTCATCATTGCTTCTAGGTAAAGATTCCGGTTGCTGCTTCTGTGCTTGTTGCTGCCTATATTTCGCCATAATAGCTTCTTTCCTTCTCCTCGCTTCCTCCTTAATTTTTTCAGGGTCATCTTCTTCCTGCATTGCTAACTGTTGCTCAATTTTCTCTTGatactcttcttcatcttcctccctaATACCACAAGGACAGAAGTATGGGGTGCCAGAAAATAAAAGCAACAAAACAAATAAGATAGCAGATCGTGTGAACAACGCCTTACTTGAAAGAATGTTCCTTCACTTCTCTAGATCGATGGCTTCTGCTGTCTACATCTCTACCTTTCTCCCCAGATCTTGACCTGTCTTTATGAGCATCAGACGTGCTATATTTCGAGCGTGTAGAGTCCTTGTGTCTATCACTACTGCTAATTCTGTCCTTGCGTTCTCCAGCTCCACTTCTACGAGTTTCACTTTCTCTATCCCTGTGCCGGCCCCTGTCTCTATCATCTCTCACTTTATCCCTTTCATGTCCAGTAGCAACCGTGACATAATCTTTATAACGATCCTTGCTTGTATCCCTTTTATGATGGTCTTTATGCCTTGAGCTAcca
It encodes:
- the LOC119298699 gene encoding serine/threonine-protein kinase prpf4B-like — protein: MAGDPSPSPSPPGSPAKHRRRRERDDADPAPDASPKRRRHHHRSHRHRRPDDAQPPPPSAADGEDVEEGEILDDAGAGAGGAMEVDGGPRGDDPASPRADPELVGDHAGTNSAVDVTQPSHSPPSKDEGRLNHTARGSESVGIFSGDEDNIGKGHEQSHRVSKSPRPTKDRGRNHEDERQTLSSNNDSHQRDHTTKRSPSSRNHIEEVHSRNHPRSGEADAKANGSRASPRADPDRDNNDRNGFGRHATRTREDDRERSSSRVVRDGHSDRRDSRERYMDERRHSSIDRDNVDRRHRERSSSHSRPDRRESAHHTREESRERERRSGSSRHKDHHKRDTSKDRYKDYVTVATGHERDKVRDDRDRGRHRDRESETRRSGAGERKDRISSSDRHKDSTRSKYSTSDAHKDRSRSGEKGRDVDSRSHRSREVKEHSFKEEDEEEYQEKIEQQLAMQEEDDPEKIKEEARRRKEAIMAKYRQQQAQKQQPESLPRSNDEEARAVDKDETVDMKGDNDSNSTDNEEAENKQDSSDAFVGEADFNVGKSPAHDAVLACAEALGNEGTTGVSGLGEGTPKSERSADMFCDDIFGESPAGFRKLGKGDGLCIEKNALHDNWDDPEGYYTHRFGELLDGRYEITAAHGKGVFSTVVRAKDLKAGKDDPEVVAIKIIRKNETMYKAGKQEVSILEKLASADREDRRHCVRFISSFMYRNHLCLVFESLNMNLREVLKKFGRNIGLKLTAVRAYSKQLFIALKHLKNCKVLHCDIKPDNMLVNDAKNVLKLCDFGNAMLAGMNEVTPYLVSRFYRAPEIILGLPYDHPLDIWSVGCCLYELSTGKVLFPGATNNDMLRLHMELKGPFPKKMLRKGAFTMQHFDQDLNFNAIEEDPVTKKPMRKLILNIKLKDFGSLVSNFPGEDPKMLSNFKDLLEKIFVLDPDKRITVSQALSHPFITGK